One Psychrosphaera aestuarii DNA window includes the following coding sequences:
- the thiL gene encoding thiamine-phosphate kinase: MKEFEMIQTYFSGRGPQRKDVTVGVGDDAALIKMPQDKLLVVATDTMVENTHFFTDTSARSIGHRCLAVNLSDFAAMGAEPAWASVAITLPSADEQWVKEFADGLFEIAEYYNVQIVGGDTTQGPLAVTVSLKGFVTEDKALLRSGAKAGDWIYVTGELGESALAVESKLKGLTFPSDIAEHIQQRFDFPVARIAAGHVIRHAATSALDISDGLIQDLGHILKASSVSARIDVERLPISHTLYDAVGQERAINLALTGGEDYEILFTVPEQKKGYLEQNATAMGVKYTCIGQIYGGNTGIELTFNNEPFELKGEKGFQHFSHDDE; the protein is encoded by the coding sequence ATGAAAGAGTTTGAAATGATTCAAACTTACTTTTCAGGCCGTGGTCCGCAACGTAAAGATGTTACTGTCGGCGTCGGTGATGACGCCGCTTTAATAAAGATGCCGCAGGATAAGCTGCTCGTTGTTGCAACAGATACCATGGTTGAAAACACTCACTTTTTTACAGATACAAGCGCTCGCTCAATCGGACATCGCTGTCTAGCAGTTAATTTGAGTGACTTTGCTGCAATGGGGGCAGAGCCAGCATGGGCGTCTGTTGCTATTACATTGCCTTCGGCAGACGAGCAGTGGGTAAAAGAGTTTGCAGACGGTTTATTTGAAATTGCCGAATACTATAATGTTCAAATTGTTGGTGGCGATACCACTCAAGGTCCTCTTGCTGTAACCGTAAGTTTGAAAGGTTTTGTCACTGAAGATAAAGCACTTTTAAGATCAGGAGCAAAAGCAGGTGATTGGATCTATGTCACCGGTGAACTGGGCGAGTCTGCGTTAGCGGTTGAGTCAAAGTTAAAAGGTTTAACTTTTCCAAGTGATATCGCTGAGCACATTCAGCAACGCTTTGACTTTCCAGTAGCTCGAATTGCGGCTGGGCATGTAATTAGGCATGCTGCAACTTCGGCATTAGATATTTCGGATGGGCTGATTCAAGACTTAGGGCATATTCTTAAAGCTTCAAGTGTTTCAGCACGAATTGATGTTGAACGTTTGCCTATCTCACACACGCTTTACGATGCGGTTGGACAAGAAAGAGCAATCAATTTGGCATTAACAGGTGGTGAGGATTATGAAATTTTATTCACAGTACCTGAGCAAAAAAAAGGTTATCTCGAGCAAAACGCGACAGCAATGGGCGTTAAGTATACCTGTATAGGTCAAATATATGGCGGGAATACAGGTATTGAATTGACCTTTAACAATGAACCATTTGAATTAAAAGGTGAAAAGGGCTTTCAACACTTTTCACATGACGACGAGTAG
- the fabB gene encoding beta-ketoacyl-ACP synthase I: MKRAVITGMGIVSSIGNNKDEVLASLKAGKSGISASEQFKEYNLRSQVWGNIDIDITEHIDRKAIRFMGEASAYAYIAMKEAIADAGLTDEMVSNPRTGLLAGSGGASSKNQIIACDTLREKGVKRVGPYQVPRTMSSTCSATLATPFKIKGVNYSISSACATSAHCIGHALEQIQLGKQDIVFAGGGEEVDWTLAGMFDAMGALSTKYNDTPEVASRTYDADRDGFVISGGGGMVVVEEYEHAKARGAKIYAEIVGYGATSDGFDMVAPSGEGAERCMQMALSTVDSPIDYLNTHGTSTPVGDVKELGAIQNVFAGKSPMISATKAMTGHALGAAGVHEAIYSLLMMENKFIAPSINISNLDEKAQGLNIVTETTPAEVTTAMSNSFGFGGTNATLVFKKI; the protein is encoded by the coding sequence ATGAAAAGAGCAGTGATTACTGGTATGGGTATTGTGTCGAGTATCGGCAACAATAAGGATGAAGTATTGGCAAGCTTAAAAGCTGGTAAATCAGGTATTTCCGCTTCGGAGCAATTTAAAGAATATAACTTACGCTCTCAGGTTTGGGGCAACATTGATATTGATATTACCGAGCACATCGACCGTAAAGCAATCCGATTTATGGGTGAAGCATCTGCGTATGCTTACATAGCTATGAAAGAAGCGATTGCTGATGCAGGGCTAACGGACGAAATGGTTTCAAACCCTCGAACTGGACTGTTGGCTGGCTCGGGAGGTGCATCTTCAAAAAATCAGATCATTGCTTGTGACACTCTGCGTGAAAAAGGTGTGAAACGCGTTGGTCCATATCAAGTACCTCGTACAATGAGCAGTACTTGTTCAGCTACTTTGGCAACACCGTTTAAGATAAAAGGCGTTAACTATTCAATAAGTTCAGCGTGTGCGACATCAGCGCATTGTATAGGGCACGCTTTAGAGCAAATACAACTAGGTAAGCAGGATATTGTATTTGCAGGTGGCGGTGAAGAAGTCGATTGGACATTAGCAGGTATGTTCGATGCGATGGGAGCGTTATCGACTAAATACAATGATACGCCAGAAGTTGCTTCAAGAACATACGATGCGGACCGCGATGGTTTTGTTATATCAGGCGGTGGCGGTATGGTAGTGGTTGAAGAATATGAGCATGCAAAAGCGCGTGGCGCAAAAATCTACGCAGAAATAGTGGGTTACGGTGCTACATCCGATGGTTTTGATATGGTTGCTCCGTCGGGCGAAGGTGCAGAGCGTTGTATGCAAATGGCGTTAAGCACGGTTGATTCACCAATTGATTATTTGAATACTCATGGAACGAGCACGCCAGTGGGTGATGTTAAAGAGCTAGGAGCAATTCAAAATGTATTTGCCGGTAAATCACCAATGATTTCAGCAACCAAGGCAATGACAGGTCATGCACTAGGTGCAGCCGGCGTTCACGAAGCTATTTATAGTTTATTAATGATGGAGAACAAATTTATTGCGCCATCGATTAACATTTCAAATCTTGATGAAAAAGCGCAAGGTTTGAATATAGTAACAGAAACAACGCCAGCAGAAGTTACCACTGCTATGTCTAATAGTTTTGGTTTTGGTGGTACAAATGCCACACTGGTCTTCAAAAAAATATAA
- the ribBA gene encoding bifunctional 3,4-dihydroxy-2-butanone-4-phosphate synthase/GTP cyclohydrolase II translates to MKLNTPEEIIEDIRHGKMVILMDDEDRENEGDLIMAADMLTPEHINFMVTHARGLVCLPMTEERARALNLTLMVDNNNAQFATNFTVSIEAAEGVTTGISAADRARTIQAAVAADAKPSDIVQPGHIFPLVAKKGGVLTRAGHTEAAVDLARLAGRTDSGVIVEILNEDGSMARRPDLEIFAKKHDLKIGTIADLIEYRNLNETTVERIASCKIPTQFGEFNLVTFKDTIDEQLHFAMVKGDLNAMEAPLVRVHLQNTFSDLLSSDRSVNRSFSIDSALKKIADEGGVLVLLGKQESNQELINIVKRFEAEDNGDNLPPAKWQGTSRNVGVGSQILAQLGVNKMRLLSSPKKYHALSGFGLEVVEYVSE, encoded by the coding sequence ATGAAATTAAATACACCAGAAGAAATAATTGAAGATATTCGTCACGGTAAAATGGTTATCTTGATGGACGATGAAGACCGAGAAAATGAGGGTGATCTGATAATGGCGGCAGATATGTTGACGCCAGAGCATATAAACTTCATGGTGACACACGCTCGAGGTTTAGTTTGTTTGCCGATGACAGAAGAGCGAGCTCGCGCGCTAAACCTAACGTTAATGGTTGATAATAATAATGCACAGTTCGCTACGAACTTTACTGTATCAATAGAGGCTGCTGAGGGCGTTACCACAGGCATTAGTGCTGCTGATAGAGCAAGAACAATTCAAGCAGCTGTAGCAGCCGACGCTAAACCATCCGATATCGTCCAGCCAGGGCATATTTTTCCACTGGTGGCTAAAAAAGGTGGTGTTCTAACTCGTGCAGGACACACAGAGGCTGCTGTAGATTTGGCTCGATTAGCTGGCCGCACAGACTCGGGTGTTATTGTTGAAATTTTAAATGAAGATGGCTCGATGGCGCGTCGACCGGATTTAGAAATTTTTGCGAAAAAGCATGATTTAAAAATTGGAACGATCGCCGATTTAATTGAATACCGAAACCTAAATGAAACGACGGTAGAGCGCATTGCAAGCTGCAAAATACCTACGCAGTTTGGTGAATTTAACTTAGTTACATTTAAAGACACCATCGATGAGCAACTACATTTTGCAATGGTAAAAGGCGATTTAAACGCAATGGAAGCGCCGCTAGTGCGTGTTCATTTACAAAATACTTTCAGTGACTTATTGAGCTCTGACCGTTCAGTTAACAGAAGCTTTTCAATTGACTCAGCATTAAAGAAAATTGCTGATGAAGGCGGGGTTCTTGTCTTATTAGGAAAACAAGAAAGTAACCAAGAACTTATTAATATTGTTAAACGCTTTGAAGCTGAAGACAATGGCGATAATTTACCGCCAGCTAAATGGCAAGGTACCTCTCGAAATGTTGGCGTGGGCTCGCAAATACTTGCACAGCTTGGCGTTAACAAAATGCGCTTATTAAGTTCACCTAAAAAATACCATGCACTTTCCGGCTTTGGCTTAGAAGTTGTTGAGTATGTAAGTGAATAA
- the mnmD gene encoding tRNA (5-methylaminomethyl-2-thiouridine)(34)-methyltransferase MnmD: protein MIKNAKLQFDENGTPYSSEFDDIYFSRRDGVAETEYVFLKHNKIIPRFSAQIKTFHIAETGFGTGLNLLVTWSHLIEINKSKETPLKLTFTTFEKFPLSKSDLAAALKLWPQFASISSQLIEAYPDSLQTDNILVLEDGLITLRLLIGDVTDCMRTLDLQNDHKVDAWYLDGFAPSKNPEMWNPVLFENMYRLSKPDCTLATFTAAGLVRRGLREAGFDVIKYKGFAFKREMVATRGVDYE from the coding sequence TTGATTAAAAACGCAAAGTTACAATTTGACGAAAATGGCACGCCTTATTCATCAGAGTTTGACGACATTTACTTTTCGAGGCGTGACGGTGTTGCTGAAACGGAATATGTTTTTTTAAAACACAATAAAATCATTCCTCGCTTTAGCGCTCAAATCAAAACATTCCATATTGCCGAAACTGGTTTTGGTACAGGCTTAAATTTACTGGTAACTTGGTCACATTTAATTGAAATTAACAAGTCCAAGGAAACACCATTAAAACTCACATTTACCACTTTTGAGAAATTCCCTTTAAGTAAATCTGACTTAGCTGCCGCGCTAAAACTTTGGCCACAATTTGCATCAATATCGTCACAACTAATTGAAGCATATCCCGATTCACTTCAAACAGACAACATACTTGTTCTTGAGGATGGATTAATAACATTAAGACTGTTAATTGGTGATGTTACCGATTGCATGCGTACGTTAGATTTGCAAAATGACCACAAAGTTGATGCTTGGTATTTAGATGGGTTCGCACCGAGCAAGAACCCTGAAATGTGGAATCCTGTTTTATTTGAAAACATGTATAGATTATCCAAGCCGGACTGCACCCTTGCTACCTTCACGGCAGCAGGCTTAGTTCGCAGAGGATTACGCGAAGCCGGTTTTGACGTTATAAAATACAAAGGTTTTGCTTTTAAAAGAGAAATGGTTGCGACTCGAGGGGTTGATTATGAATAG
- the rnt gene encoding ribonuclease T, with product MTESSNETNQKTKSDPNLLSSRFRGFYPVVIDVETAGFNAKTDALLEIAATTLKMDENGVLHRDKTIHFHVEPFEGANIEQAAIEFNGIDPFNPLRGAVSESDALKEICKEIRKGQKAAGCNRSVIVAHNAAFDHGFVMAAIERINYKRIPFHPFVTFDTASFAALSLGHTVLAEACKRAGLGFDNREAHSAKYDTEKTADLFCYMVNRWKDLGGWPIPEVADVGESEKESE from the coding sequence GTGACAGAATCTTCCAACGAAACAAATCAGAAAACCAAATCGGATCCAAATTTATTGAGCTCTCGTTTTAGAGGTTTTTATCCTGTTGTCATTGATGTCGAAACGGCTGGTTTTAATGCTAAAACAGATGCATTACTAGAAATAGCTGCCACTACATTAAAAATGGATGAAAATGGCGTTTTGCATAGAGACAAAACAATTCATTTTCATGTTGAGCCTTTTGAAGGCGCGAACATTGAGCAGGCTGCTATTGAATTTAACGGTATTGATCCATTCAATCCGTTGCGTGGCGCAGTAAGTGAATCAGATGCTTTAAAGGAAATATGCAAGGAAATTCGAAAAGGACAAAAAGCTGCCGGTTGCAACCGTTCAGTAATCGTTGCTCATAACGCTGCTTTTGATCATGGCTTTGTGATGGCCGCCATTGAGAGGATCAATTACAAACGAATTCCATTTCACCCCTTTGTAACTTTTGACACGGCCTCTTTTGCCGCACTAAGCTTAGGTCATACCGTGCTAGCAGAAGCTTGTAAACGCGCAGGATTAGGTTTTGATAACCGAGAGGCTCATTCGGCTAAGTACGACACTGAAAAAACCGCTGACTTATTTTGCTACATGGTAAATCGCTGGAAAGACCTTGGCGGCTGGCCAATACCAGAAGTCGCTGATGTAGGTGAGTCCGAAAAAGAAAGCGAATAA
- the pssA gene encoding CDP-diacylglycerol--serine O-phosphatidyltransferase, translating to MNSNNSSKSQHKEKFYLLPNLLTTAGLFFGFFAIISGINSNFEHAAIAIFIAMIFDGLDGRVARMTNTQSEFGAQYDSMADIVSFGIAPALLAFNFCLTSFGKLGWLSAFIFVACAALRLARFNTQLSTTSKNYFQGLPSPAAAALLASAVWIQQSFDINNQLSALLTAIITVSAGLLMVSNFRYSAFKQIKWAKQHTFLSLLIVVLLFVVIAARPAEVLFIVFLLYAFSGPAFGFSSIKLSSFSTAADADFEKDTTFENNDITSSDTKSKD from the coding sequence ATGAATAGTAATAATTCGTCAAAGTCTCAGCATAAAGAAAAATTTTATTTATTGCCAAACTTACTAACTACCGCAGGTTTGTTTTTTGGTTTTTTTGCAATTATATCTGGGATCAATAGTAATTTTGAACATGCTGCTATTGCTATTTTTATCGCTATGATTTTTGACGGATTAGACGGTCGTGTGGCTCGAATGACCAACACACAAAGTGAATTCGGTGCACAGTATGACAGTATGGCTGATATCGTATCATTTGGCATTGCGCCAGCACTGCTCGCGTTTAATTTTTGTTTAACATCATTTGGAAAGTTAGGTTGGCTATCAGCATTTATTTTTGTTGCGTGTGCAGCACTGCGCCTAGCGCGATTCAATACCCAACTATCGACGACCTCAAAAAACTATTTCCAGGGCTTACCTTCTCCGGCAGCCGCGGCTTTACTAGCGAGCGCGGTTTGGATTCAACAAAGTTTTGATATTAATAATCAATTAAGTGCTTTACTAACCGCGATCATAACAGTGAGTGCTGGCTTACTAATGGTTAGTAATTTTAGATATAGTGCGTTTAAACAAATAAAGTGGGCGAAACAACATACATTTTTAAGTCTTTTGATTGTTGTTCTGTTGTTCGTCGTTATTGCAGCGAGGCCTGCGGAAGTTCTCTTTATTGTTTTTCTGCTATACGCATTTAGCGGCCCAGCGTTTGGCTTTAGCTCAATTAAGCTGTCATCTTTTTCCACCGCAGCGGATGCTGACTTTGAGAAAGATACCACTTTTGAAAACAACGATATAACTTCATCTGATACTAAATCAAAGGATTAG
- the ribH gene encoding 6,7-dimethyl-8-ribityllumazine synthase yields the protein MNVIEGNFRATGKKFAIVVSRFNHFVVDSLLEGAVDALERHGEVNQDDITIVYVPGAYELPLAAKKIAKRGDVDAIIAIGAVIRGGTPHFDFVAGECNKGLATVSLEFDIPVAFGVITTDSIEQAIERSGTKAGNKGGEAALGALEMVNVMDQI from the coding sequence ATGAACGTAATCGAAGGCAATTTTCGTGCTACAGGTAAAAAATTCGCAATTGTAGTATCTCGCTTTAACCACTTTGTGGTTGATAGCTTGTTAGAGGGTGCAGTTGATGCATTAGAGCGTCACGGCGAAGTGAATCAAGACGATATAACAATTGTTTATGTTCCTGGAGCTTATGAATTACCATTAGCAGCGAAAAAGATTGCAAAGCGTGGCGATGTAGACGCTATTATTGCGATTGGCGCAGTTATTCGCGGCGGTACGCCTCATTTTGATTTTGTTGCAGGCGAGTGTAACAAAGGCTTAGCTACTGTCTCTCTTGAGTTTGATATTCCAGTAGCGTTTGGTGTCATTACGACTGATAGCATCGAACAAGCGATAGAGCGTTCTGGCACTAAAGCCGGTAACAAAGGTGGCGAAGCTGCCCTTGGTGCGCTTGAAATGGTCAACGTAATGGATCAAATCTAA
- a CDS encoding DUF4124 domain-containing protein, giving the protein MKFLIIFCVFYMGVLHASSQKVKVYRWIDEKGVVTFSEYRPQNSKYEELEIEGDRVLRGKETSNAIELPLSKNKDEDGSMINELNTQAKLYCDKAKHNLKVLESFNSVRVLDEKGKPKTLSEKDVAQQKRLANRQIELFCN; this is encoded by the coding sequence ATGAAGTTTTTGATAATTTTCTGCGTGTTCTATATGGGAGTTCTGCACGCTAGTTCTCAAAAAGTGAAAGTTTATCGCTGGATTGATGAGAAAGGCGTTGTTACCTTTAGTGAGTATCGCCCACAAAATAGTAAATATGAAGAGCTAGAAATAGAAGGCGATCGGGTTTTACGAGGCAAAGAAACGTCAAATGCTATTGAATTGCCATTAAGTAAAAACAAAGATGAAGATGGCTCAATGATAAATGAACTTAATACCCAGGCTAAACTCTATTGCGATAAAGCAAAACATAACTTAAAAGTTTTAGAGTCGTTTAACTCGGTTCGTGTTTTGGATGAAAAAGGAAAGCCAAAAACGCTATCTGAAAAAGACGTCGCGCAACAAAAGCGCCTTGCCAACCGACAAATAGAATTGTTTTGTAATTAA
- a CDS encoding chemotaxis protein CheW codes for MDFVNFEVGSKTISLAILNILLTEQYRNNLTEVPNNNPNFLGAKEFMNVPVPIFDLGRILNNRSTKEFNLKTIEQLQLHKQSLNSWFDSTSNQINPCEPVVFKKWLESFKSQDSDLSIALSKIAESIELLLAKASKRGAVQSDENIEVSKVLTKINQLFDSAIEHIEYTYKPIIIFTTIDDRNPHVGLLVDKVKDNIHVKESDIKGLDSVTSVGFDLDNDTKAMLKGLIQLDGKHSLIIDPAALFKLPDSGSIKLSDLSETA; via the coding sequence ATGGACTTTGTCAATTTTGAGGTTGGTTCGAAAACCATATCACTTGCCATTTTAAATATCTTACTGACCGAGCAGTATCGGAACAATTTGACGGAAGTACCAAACAATAATCCTAATTTTCTTGGTGCAAAAGAGTTTATGAATGTCCCGGTTCCAATATTTGACTTAGGCCGGATTTTAAATAATAGGTCAACAAAAGAGTTTAATTTAAAAACAATAGAGCAGTTACAGCTTCATAAACAATCATTAAACAGTTGGTTTGACTCAACTTCTAATCAAATTAACCCATGTGAGCCAGTTGTTTTCAAAAAATGGCTTGAGTCCTTTAAAAGCCAAGATTCAGACTTATCGATTGCACTCTCAAAAATTGCTGAAAGCATTGAACTCCTATTAGCAAAAGCTTCTAAACGCGGCGCCGTGCAAAGTGATGAGAATATAGAAGTAAGTAAAGTATTAACAAAAATCAACCAACTTTTTGACTCTGCTATTGAGCATATTGAATATACATATAAACCTATTATTATTTTTACCACGATAGACGATAGAAATCCGCATGTTGGTTTACTCGTAGACAAAGTAAAAGATAACATTCACGTAAAAGAAAGTGACATTAAAGGGTTAGATAGTGTTACTTCGGTGGGCTTTGATTTAGACAATGATACCAAGGCGATGTTAAAAGGCCTTATTCAACTTGACGGTAAGCATAGCTTAATAATTGATCCGGCGGCTTTATTCAAGCTTCCCGATTCAGGCTCTATCAAGCTATCTGATTTATCTGAAACAGCATGA
- the mnmC gene encoding FAD-dependent 5-carboxymethylaminomethyl-2-thiouridine(34) oxidoreductase MnmC yields MNSDQTTSPESFTSKLDTPKTVAIVGGGISSLVLADYLFKKLPNLKITLICKDIDLAQQGSSNKQGAIYPLLQAGDSLISNFYGRAFAHAITYYKGRLPDYATVPHQWTGVLQQAFNESMPTKFEEIATKWSSIVEFVDDKTSSKIANIDTPYSSLYFANGGWLNPLRFCQWLGVELQSSHDFTIQYNTEVQKVQRNDNDNVWSLHFDKKQRDFDRVVLCTGVDSPNIDYSDGNTIPIAGVLGQVSSFNPNTTINKLRTVLCHKGYITPSDGEHQAFGATFEKSWQNNEPTELARQQNINQIKKVFPNTNWAQSISINDINHDNTAIRATTPDHLPIAGEIIDWAWVEHYIDNNNGKYKRADKIRGSHDNPLQGLYCLTGLGARGITSAPILADMLSSVLANEPFSNNAVASVLPTVAPVRFMLREYKRAKGKPN; encoded by the coding sequence ATGAATAGCGACCAGACTACATCTCCAGAAAGTTTCACGAGCAAACTTGATACACCCAAGACCGTGGCTATTGTTGGTGGTGGTATTTCGAGCTTAGTGTTAGCTGACTACTTATTTAAAAAGCTGCCAAATCTAAAAATAACACTTATTTGTAAAGACATTGACCTCGCACAACAAGGCTCCAGTAATAAGCAGGGTGCTATTTATCCGTTATTACAAGCTGGCGACTCTCTTATCTCCAACTTTTATGGTCGAGCGTTTGCACATGCTATTACTTATTATAAAGGACGGCTTCCTGACTACGCGACGGTTCCGCATCAATGGACTGGGGTTTTGCAACAAGCCTTTAACGAGAGTATGCCGACAAAGTTTGAGGAAATAGCGACTAAGTGGTCCAGTATTGTTGAATTTGTTGATGACAAAACCAGTTCTAAAATTGCAAATATAGATACGCCCTACAGTAGCCTCTATTTTGCCAATGGCGGTTGGCTGAATCCACTGCGATTTTGTCAGTGGCTGGGTGTAGAGTTACAAAGTAGTCACGACTTTACCATCCAATACAATACTGAAGTACAAAAAGTGCAACGAAACGATAACGATAATGTTTGGTCATTACATTTCGATAAAAAACAGCGTGACTTCGACCGCGTTGTATTATGTACAGGGGTAGACTCACCAAATATAGATTACAGTGATGGTAATACAATCCCAATTGCCGGCGTGTTAGGCCAAGTCTCTAGTTTTAATCCTAATACCACGATTAACAAACTTCGCACTGTGCTTTGTCATAAAGGCTACATAACCCCTAGTGATGGGGAACATCAAGCATTTGGAGCGACCTTTGAAAAATCATGGCAAAACAATGAGCCTACTGAATTAGCTAGGCAACAAAACATAAACCAGATAAAAAAAGTGTTCCCGAATACAAATTGGGCGCAATCGATAAGCATAAACGATATTAACCACGACAATACCGCTATTAGAGCGACAACACCTGATCATTTGCCTATTGCAGGAGAAATAATTGATTGGGCTTGGGTCGAGCATTACATAGACAATAACAATGGGAAATATAAACGTGCAGATAAAATACGCGGCTCCCACGATAATCCGCTACAAGGGCTTTATTGTTTAACTGGACTTGGCGCCAGAGGAATTACCTCAGCCCCTATTCTTGCGGATATGCTTAGTAGCGTGTTAGCAAACGAGCCATTTTCTAATAACGCAGTGGCATCGGTATTACCAACCGTCGCACCTGTGCGTTTTATGCTGAGGGAGTATAAACGTGCTAAAGGCAAACCAAACTAA
- a CDS encoding phosphatidylglycerophosphatase A family protein, which yields MENPAVKFNLCNKVHLLATGFGSGLAPFAPGTFGTLAAIPLYLAFVYSPAYLFYIFTVFTCLVGPYICGKAASDIGVHDHKAIVWDEFAGMFITLCFVPFSWTAIAVGFVLFRFFDIVKPWPISYLDKHVHGGLGIMIDDIAAGFAAGISLYFLMPLIS from the coding sequence ATGGAAAATCCAGCAGTAAAGTTCAATTTGTGTAATAAAGTTCATTTACTTGCTACTGGTTTTGGTAGTGGATTAGCGCCTTTTGCACCTGGTACATTTGGTACGTTAGCTGCTATTCCTCTTTACCTTGCTTTTGTATATAGCCCAGCATATTTGTTTTACATATTTACTGTGTTCACCTGCTTGGTGGGTCCATATATTTGTGGTAAAGCTGCGTCTGACATAGGTGTTCATGACCACAAAGCGATAGTGTGGGACGAATTTGCAGGGATGTTTATTACACTTTGTTTTGTGCCATTTAGTTGGACGGCGATTGCGGTAGGTTTTGTTCTATTTCGCTTTTTTGACATCGTAAAGCCTTGGCCAATTAGTTACCTCGACAAGCATGTTCATGGTGGTCTTGGCATTATGATTGATGATATCGCTGCTGGTTTTGCCGCAGGTATTTCATTGTATTTTTTAATGCCTCTAATTTCATAG
- a CDS encoding flagellar protein MotY, translating to MKSMNSGPAQLLNRCVIVVTILLLSFFQSLPSFAKSSLRTYSATLENSVWQLADNNKLQCELQHTIPNYGTAIFSSVANKLANLNFELDLRRLPADYSLAQIESVPPQWRPGQGATHITDLQWRKQFNGDVDQDSAWVMLTELEKGYFPTLYYADWHNKSDRVAVALAATNFRGVYYDFLTCMDNLLPYSFDDISYTVLNFEKNSATLDKASKKKLAQIEEYLKHDTNIERIKVKAYSSSWGGRYTNLKVSQKRANEVKDLFVQFGIDKTKIDVEGFGEKRHIASNETILGRAENRRVVIQMEKP from the coding sequence ATGAAATCTATGAATTCAGGCCCAGCACAGTTATTAAATAGATGCGTAATAGTCGTGACTATTTTGCTACTTAGTTTTTTTCAAAGCCTGCCAAGCTTTGCTAAGTCTAGCCTTAGGACTTATTCGGCGACGTTAGAGAATTCGGTATGGCAACTTGCAGACAATAATAAGTTGCAGTGTGAGTTACAACATACAATCCCTAATTACGGCACGGCAATATTTAGCAGTGTGGCAAATAAACTCGCCAATTTAAACTTTGAACTCGACTTGAGAAGACTGCCAGCAGATTATTCGTTAGCACAGATAGAGTCAGTACCACCACAATGGCGTCCAGGGCAGGGTGCAACACATATCACGGATTTACAATGGAGAAAGCAGTTTAATGGCGATGTAGACCAAGACTCTGCTTGGGTAATGTTAACTGAGCTTGAAAAAGGGTATTTCCCAACTTTATATTACGCAGATTGGCACAATAAGTCTGACCGTGTTGCCGTTGCTTTAGCTGCAACCAATTTTAGAGGCGTCTACTACGATTTCCTTACTTGCATGGATAATTTATTACCCTACAGCTTTGATGATATTTCATACACAGTGCTTAATTTTGAGAAAAATAGTGCAACTCTTGATAAAGCCTCGAAAAAGAAACTTGCTCAAATTGAAGAGTACTTAAAACACGATACCAATATAGAGCGTATTAAAGTTAAGGCCTATAGTAGTTCTTGGGGCGGTCGATATACCAACTTAAAAGTGTCGCAAAAGCGAGCAAACGAAGTTAAAGATTTATTCGTTCAATTTGGAATCGATAAAACTAAAATTGACGTTGAAGGTTTTGGTGAAAAACGCCATATAGCCTCAAACGAAACAATTCTTGGGCGCGCAGAAAACCGCAGAGTTGTTATTCAAATGGAAAAACCCTAG
- the nusB gene encoding transcription antitermination factor NusB has translation MKPAARRKARALAVQAIYSWQISQNHVSDIEQQFLLDNDVNKIDVEFFKEAIRGVAAHYKELDTALTPYTERPYEEVDQIEKAIMRLSAFELKFRVDVPYKVAINEGIELAKKFGADDSHRFVNGVLDRAAKDLRIPLR, from the coding sequence ATGAAACCAGCAGCACGAAGAAAAGCGAGAGCGTTAGCGGTACAAGCTATTTACTCATGGCAGATTAGCCAAAATCACGTTAGTGATATTGAGCAACAGTTTTTATTAGACAATGATGTAAACAAAATTGATGTCGAATTTTTCAAAGAAGCGATTCGCGGTGTGGCGGCTCATTACAAAGAGCTAGATACGGCTTTAACGCCATATACGGAACGCCCATATGAAGAAGTGGATCAAATTGAAAAAGCAATCATGCGTTTATCTGCCTTTGAACTTAAGTTTAGAGTTGATGTGCCATATAAAGTAGCTATTAACGAAGGTATTGAGCTTGCTAAAAAGTTTGGTGCTGACGATAGCCACCGTTTTGTAAACGGTGTACTTGATAGAGCCGCAAAAGATCTTCGAATTCCTCTAAGATAA